The Cloeon dipterum chromosome X, ieCloDipt1.1, whole genome shotgun sequence genome includes a window with the following:
- the LOC135945680 gene encoding mucin-2 isoform X2 — MRALLALAALSACFIAATCDPVPAPPPHTVVRHQGPQRRAASFGGDTLQRLVSWMFPGQEKNSRAYAAATHHSPAIIRAPPKYGPPPPPPRAKFTGHLNPPQKCNPCNKVPWIPIPHAQFQDGGAVFAVVRAPQLHQGLHGGEQPSAPVYHHTPLPQGYLPGSQKPEGSVAVEEHVAAPSGPSGHSGPSGAGLQPPEIVPSIPVADYISSIEYPISVVQSPIIDVDGSKAVQHEAQETRLDLPAVGEVEHNEQPAPAAATTAAASNNHDNTPLAINSGIGGGTSYQNTNFDHTRQVGFTITPSIQTASGSNNPPPGLLVHGPPPPQILTQEQPPANVPAAPFHVPTFQQGPSGASAPSAPGIIFTGPAAPFPSAAGQRLPPIGFTGPQQPNTFLHAPSFHPPAPQPIRQFTSPGTLRQLPPSAEGLQPPPLPAQPVQHPYRFEFFSPSVTNGLLNVNIQPAEVPTTQAPWSPSAPPAESGPALIEAANPQPQNSLLEGEASGLRNHWHHREINHQFQESKLVASEVPSEAPAQVQTTTEKPVTHILASDLRKLLLRDQEKQQQQALNSLQNNIDSWTAQEFSNPDANNIVDDTIKQTSTTAVAATSAKAIPNDYFPTSPSYFQPTLRPSYYEPEASGSISHNVHAKVFSKGAIIKAARTRPTTEASTTTTTEEATTTDFTTDYPTTTPEPKRTTTWDRLTVGFSKSSNEKVYVVTPMSTHEWTAGTTTTPKIPTASTEKPTKGYFVKSKTATKYYETTPPTEDPAFNASAFRSPRFTVRPTIASVAKIVDVRTASPISRGNRYYTVTTPDSFDTTTANPVTVERRSSNVPFDLTTVPTYTPPSGQSVQTSAGHSKVVTVVSSESSSSSVKKATRLSIKPVKVEKEKSSPLKQESKEDEEEVVAAVREVSAIELRRKAAAIAAA, encoded by the exons ATGAGG GCTTTGCTTGCCTTAGCAGCCCTTTCGGCGTGTTTCATCGCCGCCACGTGCGACCCTGTGCCCGCACCCCCGCCCCACACCGTTGTCAGGCACCAAGGGCCGCAAAGACGAGCGGCTAGCTTCGGCGGCGACACCCTGCAGAGGCTGGTCAGCTGGATGTTCCCCGGCCAGGAGAAGAATTCGCGAGCGTACGCGGCCGCCACCCATCACAGTCCCGCCATCATCCGCGCCCCGCCGAAATACgggccgccgccaccaccccCGCGCGCAAAGTTCACGGGGCACCTGAACCCGCCTCAGAAATGCAACCCTTGTAATAAAGTCCCGTGGATTCCGATTCCGCATGCACAGTTCCAGGACGGTGGTGCGGTGTTTGCGGTGGTTCGCGCCCCTCAGTTGCATCAGGGTCTGCACGGTGGTGAGCAGCCGAGCGCTCCGGTTTACCACCACACCCCGCTTCCCCAGGGCTATTTGCCCGGCTCGCAGAAGCCGGAGGGCTCAGTCGCGGTGGAGGAACACGTAGCCGCCCCCTCAGGCCCCTCGGGTCACTCAGGTCCCTCAGGTGCAGGGTTGCAACCACCCGAAATCGTGCCCAGCATCCCTGTGGCCGATTACATCTCCTCTATTGAGTATCCCATCAGTGTTGTACAGTCCCCGATTATTGACGTGGACGGCAGCAAAGCCGTGCAACACGAGGCCCAGGAGACCAGGCTAGATTTGCCTGCGGTGGGCGAGGTGGAGCACAATGAGCAGCCggcccccgccgccgccaccacggCGGCTGCGAGCAATAATCACGATAACACACCCTTGGCCATTAACTCTGGAATTGGTGGAGGTACGAGTTACCAGAACACAAATTTTGATCACACAAGGCAAGTGGGCTTCACAATCACACCATCCATACAAACTGCTTCAGGGTCAAATAATCCACCCCCTGGCCTCCTGGTTCATGGACCACCGCCTCCCCAAATCCTCACGCAGGAACAACCCCCCGCGAACGTTCCCGCGGCACCCTTCCACGTCCCCACGTTCCAACAAGGGCCTTCTGGAGCGAGCGCACCAAGCGCCCCCGGCATAATTTTCACCGGGCCTGCCGCACCCTTCCCTTCTGCTGCCGGTCAGCGTCTGCCCCCGATCGGTTTCACGGGCCCCCAGCAGCCCAACACTTTCCTCCACGCGCCCTCGTTCCATCCCCCGGCACCTCAGCCTATTAGACAGTTCACCTCCCCCGGCACTTTGAGGCAGCTCCCTCCTTCCGCCGAGGGCCTGCAGCCCCCACCCCTTCCGGCACAACCCGTCCAGCACCCTTATAGATTCGAGTTCTTTTCCCCGTCCGTCACTAACGGTCTTTTGAACGTCAACATCCAACCCGCGGAGGTTCCCACCACCCAAGCCCCCTGGTCCCCGTCCGCTCCCCCTGCGGAGAGTGGTCCCGCCCTGATTGAAGCAG CAAATCCCCAGCCACAAAATTCGCTTCTGGAAGGCGAAGCTTCAGGTTTGCGAAACCATTGGCATCACAGGGAGATCAACCACCAATTCCAGGAGTCCAAGTTGGTGGCCTCGGAGGTGCCCTCCGAGGCGCCGGCACAGGTCCAGACCACCACGGAAAAACCAGTCACGCACATATTGGCCTCTGACTTGCGAAAACTGCTGCTCAGAGATCAggagaagcagcagcaacaggcGTTGAACTCGCTGCAAAACAATATTGACTCGTGGACCGCTCAGGAGTTCAGCAACCCTGACGCCAACAACATTGTGGACGACACCATCAAACAGACCAGCACGACGGCGGTGGCCGCAACCTCAGCCAAGGCCATCCCCAACGACTACTTCCCCACTTCACCCTCGTACTTCCAGCCGACCCTGCGTCCTTCCTACTACGAACCCGAGGCGTCGGGCAGCATTTCTCACAACGTGCACGCCAAGGTGTTCAGCAAAGGAGCCATCATCAAAGCCGCGAGAACCAGACCGACGACCGAAGCGAGCACAACGACGACCACAGAAGAAGCGACAACAACCGACTTTACGACCGATTACCCGACAACCACACCGGAACCGAAAAGAACCACAACGTGGGACCGCTTGACTGTTGGTTTCTCCAAAAGCTCCAACGAGAAGGTGTATGTGGTCACGCCAATGAGCACCCACGAATGGACTGCAGGAACGACGACCACCCCGAAAATTCCCACGGCTTCCACAGAGAAACCGACAAAGGGATATTTTGTGAAGAGTAAAACTGCCACTAAATACTATGAG acCACGCCGCCCACTGAAGATCCTGCCTTCAATGCGAGTGCTTTCCGATCACCAAGATTCACTGTGAGGCCGACAATTGCTTCTGTAGCAAAAATCGTTGACGTCAGAACCGCCTCGCCCATCTCCAGAGGAAATCGATACTATACTGTTACCACTCCTGACTCATTCGACACCACGACTG CCAACCCAGTAACCGTTGAGAGGCGCTCTAGCAACGTTCCTTTTGATTTGACTACGGTCCCCACTTACACTCCTCCTTCTGGACAAAGCGTGCAAACTTCTGCTGGACATTCAAAG gtTGTCACAGTTGTTTCCTCCGAGTCTTCGAGTAGCTCTGTGAAAAAAGCTACGCGTTTGTCCATCAAGCCTGTGAAGGTGGAAAAGGAGAAATCCTCCCCTCTGAAGCAGGAGTCCAAAGAAGACGAAGAAGAGGTAGTGGCCGCTGTCAGGGAGGTGTCAGCCATCGAGCTGAGACGCAAAGCGGCAGCAATAGCAGCCGCGTGA
- the LOC135945680 gene encoding mucin-5AC isoform X1, with product MRALLALAALSACFIAATCDPVPAPPPHTVVRHQGPQRRAASFGGDTLQRLVSWMFPGQEKNSRAYAAATHHSPAIIRAPPKYGPPPPPPRAKFTGHLNPPQKCNPCNKVPWIPIPHAQFQDGGAVFAVVRAPQLHQGLHGGEQPSAPVYHHTPLPQGYLPGSQKPEGSVAVEEHVAAPSGPSGHSGPSGAGLQPPEIVPSIPVADYISSIEYPISVVQSPIIDVDGSKAVQHEAQETRLDLPAVGEVEHNEQPAPAAATTAAASNNHDNTPLAINSGIGGGTSYQNTNFDHTRQVGFTITPSIQTASGSNNPPPGLLVHGPPPPQILTQEQPPANVPAAPFHVPTFQQGPSGASAPSAPGIIFTGPAAPFPSAAGQRLPPIGFTGPQQPNTFLHAPSFHPPAPQPIRQFTSPGTLRQLPPSAEGLQPPPLPAQPVQHPYRFEFFSPSVTNGLLNVNIQPAEVPTTQAPWSPSAPPAESGPALIEAGNENVKTNPKPKKIQIIVPYIANPQPQNSLLEGEASGLRNHWHHREINHQFQESKLVASEVPSEAPAQVQTTTEKPVTHILASDLRKLLLRDQEKQQQQALNSLQNNIDSWTAQEFSNPDANNIVDDTIKQTSTTAVAATSAKAIPNDYFPTSPSYFQPTLRPSYYEPEASGSISHNVHAKVFSKGAIIKAARTRPTTEASTTTTTEEATTTDFTTDYPTTTPEPKRTTTWDRLTVGFSKSSNEKVYVVTPMSTHEWTAGTTTTPKIPTASTEKPTKGYFVKSKTATKYYETTPPTEDPAFNASAFRSPRFTVRPTIASVAKIVDVRTASPISRGNRYYTVTTPDSFDTTTANPVTVERRSSNVPFDLTTVPTYTPPSGQSVQTSAGHSKVVTVVSSESSSSSVKKATRLSIKPVKVEKEKSSPLKQESKEDEEEVVAAVREVSAIELRRKAAAIAAA from the exons ATGAGG GCTTTGCTTGCCTTAGCAGCCCTTTCGGCGTGTTTCATCGCCGCCACGTGCGACCCTGTGCCCGCACCCCCGCCCCACACCGTTGTCAGGCACCAAGGGCCGCAAAGACGAGCGGCTAGCTTCGGCGGCGACACCCTGCAGAGGCTGGTCAGCTGGATGTTCCCCGGCCAGGAGAAGAATTCGCGAGCGTACGCGGCCGCCACCCATCACAGTCCCGCCATCATCCGCGCCCCGCCGAAATACgggccgccgccaccaccccCGCGCGCAAAGTTCACGGGGCACCTGAACCCGCCTCAGAAATGCAACCCTTGTAATAAAGTCCCGTGGATTCCGATTCCGCATGCACAGTTCCAGGACGGTGGTGCGGTGTTTGCGGTGGTTCGCGCCCCTCAGTTGCATCAGGGTCTGCACGGTGGTGAGCAGCCGAGCGCTCCGGTTTACCACCACACCCCGCTTCCCCAGGGCTATTTGCCCGGCTCGCAGAAGCCGGAGGGCTCAGTCGCGGTGGAGGAACACGTAGCCGCCCCCTCAGGCCCCTCGGGTCACTCAGGTCCCTCAGGTGCAGGGTTGCAACCACCCGAAATCGTGCCCAGCATCCCTGTGGCCGATTACATCTCCTCTATTGAGTATCCCATCAGTGTTGTACAGTCCCCGATTATTGACGTGGACGGCAGCAAAGCCGTGCAACACGAGGCCCAGGAGACCAGGCTAGATTTGCCTGCGGTGGGCGAGGTGGAGCACAATGAGCAGCCggcccccgccgccgccaccacggCGGCTGCGAGCAATAATCACGATAACACACCCTTGGCCATTAACTCTGGAATTGGTGGAGGTACGAGTTACCAGAACACAAATTTTGATCACACAAGGCAAGTGGGCTTCACAATCACACCATCCATACAAACTGCTTCAGGGTCAAATAATCCACCCCCTGGCCTCCTGGTTCATGGACCACCGCCTCCCCAAATCCTCACGCAGGAACAACCCCCCGCGAACGTTCCCGCGGCACCCTTCCACGTCCCCACGTTCCAACAAGGGCCTTCTGGAGCGAGCGCACCAAGCGCCCCCGGCATAATTTTCACCGGGCCTGCCGCACCCTTCCCTTCTGCTGCCGGTCAGCGTCTGCCCCCGATCGGTTTCACGGGCCCCCAGCAGCCCAACACTTTCCTCCACGCGCCCTCGTTCCATCCCCCGGCACCTCAGCCTATTAGACAGTTCACCTCCCCCGGCACTTTGAGGCAGCTCCCTCCTTCCGCCGAGGGCCTGCAGCCCCCACCCCTTCCGGCACAACCCGTCCAGCACCCTTATAGATTCGAGTTCTTTTCCCCGTCCGTCACTAACGGTCTTTTGAACGTCAACATCCAACCCGCGGAGGTTCCCACCACCCAAGCCCCCTGGTCCCCGTCCGCTCCCCCTGCGGAGAGTGGTCCCGCCCTGATTGAAGCAGGTAATGAAAACGTGAAAACGAACCCTAAGCCCAAAAAGATTCAAATCATTGTGCCTTATATAGCAAATCCCCAGCCACAAAATTCGCTTCTGGAAGGCGAAGCTTCAGGTTTGCGAAACCATTGGCATCACAGGGAGATCAACCACCAATTCCAGGAGTCCAAGTTGGTGGCCTCGGAGGTGCCCTCCGAGGCGCCGGCACAGGTCCAGACCACCACGGAAAAACCAGTCACGCACATATTGGCCTCTGACTTGCGAAAACTGCTGCTCAGAGATCAggagaagcagcagcaacaggcGTTGAACTCGCTGCAAAACAATATTGACTCGTGGACCGCTCAGGAGTTCAGCAACCCTGACGCCAACAACATTGTGGACGACACCATCAAACAGACCAGCACGACGGCGGTGGCCGCAACCTCAGCCAAGGCCATCCCCAACGACTACTTCCCCACTTCACCCTCGTACTTCCAGCCGACCCTGCGTCCTTCCTACTACGAACCCGAGGCGTCGGGCAGCATTTCTCACAACGTGCACGCCAAGGTGTTCAGCAAAGGAGCCATCATCAAAGCCGCGAGAACCAGACCGACGACCGAAGCGAGCACAACGACGACCACAGAAGAAGCGACAACAACCGACTTTACGACCGATTACCCGACAACCACACCGGAACCGAAAAGAACCACAACGTGGGACCGCTTGACTGTTGGTTTCTCCAAAAGCTCCAACGAGAAGGTGTATGTGGTCACGCCAATGAGCACCCACGAATGGACTGCAGGAACGACGACCACCCCGAAAATTCCCACGGCTTCCACAGAGAAACCGACAAAGGGATATTTTGTGAAGAGTAAAACTGCCACTAAATACTATGAG acCACGCCGCCCACTGAAGATCCTGCCTTCAATGCGAGTGCTTTCCGATCACCAAGATTCACTGTGAGGCCGACAATTGCTTCTGTAGCAAAAATCGTTGACGTCAGAACCGCCTCGCCCATCTCCAGAGGAAATCGATACTATACTGTTACCACTCCTGACTCATTCGACACCACGACTG CCAACCCAGTAACCGTTGAGAGGCGCTCTAGCAACGTTCCTTTTGATTTGACTACGGTCCCCACTTACACTCCTCCTTCTGGACAAAGCGTGCAAACTTCTGCTGGACATTCAAAG gtTGTCACAGTTGTTTCCTCCGAGTCTTCGAGTAGCTCTGTGAAAAAAGCTACGCGTTTGTCCATCAAGCCTGTGAAGGTGGAAAAGGAGAAATCCTCCCCTCTGAAGCAGGAGTCCAAAGAAGACGAAGAAGAGGTAGTGGCCGCTGTCAGGGAGGTGTCAGCCATCGAGCTGAGACGCAAAGCGGCAGCAATAGCAGCCGCGTGA
- the LOC135946119 gene encoding TBC1 domain family member 19 — protein sequence MMDDLKDKSIHLTAQMISEEIRQMPMYRGFYNEVQKLVSSSCVSNSNFRPSLLNAMRQTGLEVELRNTVFHWLRAHPGPQGRASSGAVIGSKEPILFLKKAQAQWEKRIQKSLTSMCTELNQVLSKCRAGSDKDEMTEKWTELSTYDIDLSQYRPVYAPKDFLDVLLWIRSPNHRSLDGEGSWDFSQIPLKVKTLSELKSLFQEIARGEPLLGVNPNMPAQNNLYQNLEAERIALGEKVIAGNHAPVAQEFLKRGCPKCLRGKIWAQVLGSQVKEEHVEHFEELKLFVLQYDMIVDKLLIKDVQLTASNDDQYFVFEDVLYQIMLCFSRDTEVLKIFNNSSSTPVTGLLKGKNPSFENSIVFPPSGVIPFHGFSMYATPFCYMYDEPINLYFTFRAFYMRYWFRLHEVSSHEQGILSLCLLFERLLQRHEPTLWTHFKQINIQPVKVVFKWLMRGFSGHLPPDQLLDLWDVVLGYDSLEIFPILAVAILSFRKENILDVDTLQNIEAVLADLSSLSVVALLQLSLMKDSI from the exons ATGATGGACGACTTGAAAGACAAAAGCATTCATTTGACAGCGCAGATGATCTCCGAGGAAATTCGCCAAATGCCAATGTACAGGGGCTTCTACAACGAAGTGCAA AAGCTCGTATCGTCGTCTTGcgtttcaaattcaaatttccgtCCGAGTCTGCTGAATGCGATGCGACAAACAGGGCTGGAGGTCGAGTTGCGAAATACGGTTTTCCACTGGCTCAGGGCACACCCTGGTCCGCAAGGCCGGGCATCGTCTGGGGCAGTTATTGGATCTAAAGAACCAATCCTGTTTTTAAAGAAGGCGCAG GCCCAATGGGAAAAGAGAATACAGAAATCACTAACATCGATGTGTACAGAACTGAATCAAGTCCTTTCAAAGTGTCGGGCAGGCTCTGACAAAGATGAGATGACAGAAAAATGGACTGAACTCAGCACCTATGACATAg ATTTGAGTCAGTACCGTCCTGTGTACGCACCTAAAGATTTTCTGGATGTTCTTCTCTGGATTAGAAGTCCAAACCACAGAAGCCTCGA tGGAGAAGGCAGCTGGGATTTCAGCCAGATTCCGTTGAAAGTGAAAACTCTGAGTGAACTA aaaagtctCTTCCAAGAAATAGCCCGTGGAGAGCCTCTTTTGGGCGTAAATCCAAATATGCCGGCCCAAAACAATTTGTACCAGAATTTAGAGGCTGAGAGAATTGCACTAGGTGAAAAAG TAATTGCAGGCAATCATGCTCCTGTGGCCCAGGAATTCCTCAAACGAGGCTGTCCGAAATGCTTGCGAGGTAAAATTTGGGCACAGGTACTTGGATCGCAAGTAAAAGAGGAG cacgtgGAGCACTTTGAAGAGCTGAAGCTATTCGTTTTGCAGTATGACATGATCGTTGACAAACTTCTGATAAAg GATGTGCAGCTGACTGCTTCGAATGATGATCAATATTTCGTATTTGAAGACGTCTTATACCAA ATTATGTTATGCTTTTCTCGAGACACAGAggtcttaaaaattttcaacaatagcTCAAGCACGCCAGTAACTGGTTTactgaaaggaaaaaatccttCTTTCGAGAACTCCATTGTCTTTCCTCCCAGTGGAGTTATTCCTTTTCACGGGTTCAGCATGTACG cCACTCCATTTTGCTACATGTACGATGAACCAATCAACCTGTACTTCACGTTTAGAGCCTTTTACATGCGGTATTGGTTCAGACTTCATGAAGTGTCGTCACACGAACAAGGAATTCTGTCGCTTTGCCTGCTTTTTGAAAGATTGCTCCAACGTCATGAGCCAACGCTCTGGACgcatttcaaacaaatcaataTTCAGCC GGTTAAAGTGGTTTTCAAATGGCTAATGCGTGGTTTTTCTGGACACCTCCCACCGGATCAACTGTTGGATTTATGGGACGTAGTTTTAGGCTACGATTCTCTAGAAATATTTCCAATCCTGGCAGTTGCCATTCTGAGCTtcagaaaggaaaatattttggacgTAGACACGCTTCAAAATATAGAG gcaGTCTTAGCGGATTTGTCTTCTCTATCTGTGGTTGCATTGCTTCAATTATCACTCATGAAAGACAGTATATAA